The following are from one region of the Variovorax sp. V213 genome:
- a CDS encoding adenosylcobinamide-GDP ribazoletransferase, protein MNGVRHYLLALQFFTRVPVTGRLAEWIGFSPQMLRASAAHFPGVGWLVGGVGAAVFVLALQGLPGMAGALAAALLSMAATVLLTGAFHEDGLADVADGLGGASDRNRALEIMKDSRIGAFGAIALVLALGLKAALLASMAGQGAQAVAGAIVGAHVLSRLAPLFLIRWLPYVGDAGASKAKPLADAIGGGALLVGVLWSVPALGLVLLTQGPGRTLCTAVACALAALVLARMFRRRLQGFTGDGLGATQQVCELAIYLALAWHA, encoded by the coding sequence ATGAACGGTGTTCGCCACTACCTGCTGGCCCTGCAGTTCTTCACGCGCGTGCCGGTGACCGGCCGGCTCGCCGAGTGGATCGGATTCAGCCCGCAGATGCTGCGCGCGAGCGCGGCGCATTTTCCCGGCGTCGGCTGGCTCGTGGGTGGCGTCGGTGCGGCTGTTTTCGTGCTCGCACTGCAGGGCTTGCCGGGCATGGCCGGTGCGCTGGCCGCAGCGCTGTTGAGCATGGCCGCGACGGTGCTGCTCACCGGCGCGTTTCATGAAGACGGGCTCGCCGACGTGGCCGACGGGCTGGGCGGAGCGTCCGACCGGAACCGCGCGCTGGAGATCATGAAGGACTCGCGCATCGGTGCCTTCGGCGCCATCGCGCTGGTGCTGGCGCTCGGGCTCAAGGCGGCGCTGCTCGCGTCGATGGCGGGGCAGGGCGCGCAGGCGGTGGCGGGCGCTATCGTCGGTGCGCATGTGCTTTCGCGGCTGGCGCCGCTGTTCCTGATTCGCTGGTTGCCATACGTGGGCGATGCCGGCGCGAGCAAGGCCAAGCCGCTGGCCGATGCGATCGGTGGCGGCGCCTTGCTGGTCGGCGTGCTCTGGTCGGTTCCCGCTCTCGGGCTGGTGCTGTTGACGCAAGGCCCCGGAAGAACGCTTTGCACGGCGGTGGCATGCGCTCTTGCGGCGCTGGTCTTGGCGCGCATGTTCCGGCGCCGGCTGCAAGGGTTCACCGGCGACGGGCTCGGTGCGACGCAGCAGGTGTGCGAGCTTGCGATCTATCTTGCGCTGGCATGGCACGCATGA
- a CDS encoding histidine phosphatase family protein, with protein MKLWLVRHAQTDAAPGLCYGAMDVGVPAEATLAVANAVMARLPGGIALAHSPLRRCAELAQAIGMLRPDLVVRADPRLAEMDFGAWEGRPWSSIARAEFDAWTCNFAEGLAGGHGESTARFMQRTGAAFDEWRASGQDAVWVTHAGVMRAVELLHRGVRRIDDSTQWPSAPIDYGACQLIECG; from the coding sequence ATGAAGCTGTGGCTGGTGCGCCATGCGCAGACCGACGCCGCACCGGGTCTTTGCTACGGCGCGATGGATGTGGGCGTTCCGGCCGAGGCGACGCTTGCGGTTGCGAACGCCGTGATGGCCCGCCTGCCAGGGGGCATCGCGCTGGCCCACTCGCCCTTGCGGCGTTGTGCCGAGTTGGCACAGGCCATCGGCATGCTGCGCCCGGACCTCGTGGTGCGGGCCGACCCGCGCCTGGCCGAGATGGATTTCGGCGCCTGGGAAGGCCGGCCCTGGTCGTCGATCGCTCGCGCCGAGTTCGATGCGTGGACCTGCAATTTCGCCGAGGGGCTTGCGGGCGGCCACGGCGAAAGCACGGCCCGTTTCATGCAACGCACGGGTGCTGCTTTCGACGAATGGCGCGCGTCGGGGCAAGACGCGGTGTGGGTCACCCATGCGGGCGTGATGCGCGCGGTGGAGTTGCTGCACCGCGGCGTGCGGCGCATCGACGACTCCACGCAATGGCCGTCGGCGCCCATTGACTACGGGGCGTGCCAGCTGATCGAATGCGGCTGA
- a CDS encoding helix-turn-helix domain-containing protein, protein MPKPSTNERLYVRLDDDPLHGPEADMPAGTLCAFPVAAPLAAHVAHILLYREALPEGQEVVERVLPDGAVRLVFNLGDAPSAGESAGQPVEALGASAAPVLVRLRRKMEGLSVTLRPGAAGALLGMPASEIAGTAVHLDELWRGRGAELLERMTGQPDDASRVSVLCAALRRQLADADATVHPAAMRAAQIIAMSGGRRPLREVAAAVGLGERRLQQVFQQQVGLPPRAWSRLARLHACLRALRLQRAPAWASLALDGGFYDQSHLVNEFQALCGLTPTEFLGRAISGSSKTAG, encoded by the coding sequence ATGCCGAAACCGTCCACGAACGAACGCCTCTACGTACGCCTCGACGACGACCCCTTGCACGGGCCGGAGGCCGACATGCCCGCGGGCACGCTGTGCGCCTTTCCGGTTGCAGCACCGCTCGCGGCGCATGTCGCGCACATTCTTCTCTATAGGGAAGCCCTGCCCGAAGGCCAAGAGGTTGTCGAGCGCGTGCTGCCCGACGGGGCGGTGCGGCTGGTCTTCAATCTGGGCGATGCGCCGTCGGCGGGCGAAAGCGCCGGGCAACCTGTCGAGGCCCTGGGCGCTTCCGCAGCCCCGGTCCTGGTGCGCCTGCGCCGGAAGATGGAAGGGCTGTCGGTGACCCTGCGCCCCGGCGCGGCCGGGGCCCTGCTGGGAATGCCGGCCAGCGAGATCGCAGGCACCGCCGTGCACCTGGACGAACTGTGGCGCGGCCGTGGTGCCGAACTGCTGGAGCGCATGACCGGGCAGCCGGACGACGCCTCGCGCGTGTCGGTGCTCTGCGCCGCACTGCGGCGGCAGCTGGCCGATGCCGATGCCACCGTTCACCCGGCTGCGATGCGCGCGGCGCAAATCATCGCGATGTCCGGCGGGCGGCGTCCACTGCGCGAGGTGGCGGCTGCGGTCGGGCTCGGCGAGCGGCGGCTGCAGCAGGTCTTTCAGCAGCAGGTGGGGTTGCCGCCCCGCGCCTGGAGCCGGCTCGCGCGGCTGCATGCCTGCCTGCGCGCCTTGCGCCTGCAGCGCGCGCCTGCCTGGGCCAGCCTTGCGCTGGACGGCGGTTTCTATGACCAATCGCACCTGGTCAACGAGTTCCAGGCGCTCTGCGGCCTCACACCGACGGAGTTTCTGGGCCGCGCGATTTCGGGTTCTTCCAAGACGGCGGGCTGA
- a CDS encoding SDR family NAD(P)-dependent oxidoreductase — MHVESNERPLKGRVAVVTGASRGAGRGIAVELGAGGATVYVTGRSTREQPADTYGQLLALSQLEVLPGSIDEAADEVTRMGGRGIAVRCDHTQEDQVKQLFAQVQREQGRVDLLVNNAWGGHETFTGVFEAPFWEHPLSNWDSMFDRGVRNHLLASRCAAPAMVAHKSGLIVTTTFWDRGNYLRGNLFYDLAKSAMTRLAFGMAQELRPHGVASLAVSPGWMRTEFVLAGHKTDEAHWHERPALARTESPRYLGRAVAALAGDARVMEKSGGVHRVADLAREYGFTDIDGRQVEAFEM; from the coding sequence ATGCATGTCGAAAGCAATGAACGGCCGTTGAAAGGCCGCGTGGCCGTGGTGACCGGAGCCAGCCGCGGCGCTGGCCGCGGCATCGCGGTAGAACTCGGCGCCGGCGGCGCCACCGTGTATGTCACCGGGCGAAGCACGAGGGAGCAGCCGGCCGACACCTACGGCCAGTTGCTCGCGCTCTCGCAGCTCGAAGTCTTGCCGGGCAGCATCGACGAAGCGGCCGACGAAGTCACCCGCATGGGTGGACGCGGCATCGCGGTGCGTTGCGACCACACGCAGGAAGACCAGGTGAAGCAGCTCTTTGCACAGGTGCAGCGCGAGCAAGGCCGCGTTGATCTGCTCGTCAACAACGCCTGGGGCGGCCACGAGACTTTCACCGGCGTGTTCGAGGCGCCGTTCTGGGAGCATCCGCTTTCCAACTGGGATTCGATGTTCGACCGCGGCGTGCGCAACCACCTGCTGGCCAGCCGGTGCGCGGCGCCCGCAATGGTGGCGCACAAGAGCGGGCTGATCGTGACCACCACCTTCTGGGACCGCGGCAACTACCTGCGCGGGAACCTGTTCTATGACCTTGCCAAGTCCGCCATGACGCGGCTGGCTTTCGGCATGGCGCAAGAGCTGCGTCCGCATGGCGTCGCTTCGCTCGCCGTGTCGCCGGGCTGGATGCGAACCGAGTTCGTGCTGGCCGGCCACAAGACCGACGAGGCGCACTGGCACGAGCGCCCGGCGCTGGCGCGAACCGAATCGCCGCGTTATCTCGGCCGTGCCGTGGCCGCGCTGGCCGGCGATGCACGGGTCATGGAAAAAAGCGGCGGCGTGCACCGCGTGGCAGACCTCGCGCGCGAATATGGTTTTACCGACATCGACGGCCGGCAGGTCGAGGCGTTCGAGATGTAG
- the nth gene encoding endonuclease III translates to MKKDNIPLFFATLQAANPTPETELEYATPFELLAAVLLSAQATDVGVNKATRRLFPVANTPQAMLRLGVEGLEEYIKTIGLYRSKARHLIETCRILVEQHGGEVPRTRAELEALPGVGRKTANVVLNVAFGEATIAVDTHIFRVGNRTGLAPGKTPLEVELKLEKRVPFEFRLHAHHWLILHGRYICVARTPKCWECAVAPYCDYKPKTPRPKSA, encoded by the coding sequence ATGAAAAAAGACAACATCCCCCTCTTCTTCGCCACCCTGCAGGCGGCCAATCCCACCCCCGAAACCGAGCTCGAGTACGCCACGCCCTTCGAGCTGCTGGCCGCCGTGCTGCTCTCGGCGCAAGCCACCGACGTGGGCGTGAACAAGGCCACGCGCAGGCTGTTTCCGGTGGCGAACACGCCGCAGGCGATGCTGCGGCTGGGCGTGGAAGGCCTGGAGGAATACATCAAGACCATCGGGCTCTACCGCAGCAAGGCCAGGCACCTGATCGAGACCTGCCGCATTCTGGTGGAGCAGCATGGCGGCGAAGTGCCGCGCACGCGCGCCGAGCTCGAGGCGCTGCCGGGGGTCGGCCGCAAGACCGCCAACGTAGTGCTCAACGTCGCGTTCGGCGAGGCCACCATCGCGGTCGACACGCACATCTTTCGCGTCGGCAACCGCACCGGGCTGGCACCGGGCAAGACGCCGCTCGAGGTCGAACTCAAGCTCGAGAAGCGGGTGCCGTTCGAGTTTCGCCTGCATGCGCACCACTGGCTCATCCTGCACGGGCGCTACATCTGCGTGGCACGCACACCGAAGTGCTGGGAATGCGCGGTGGCGCCCTATTGCGACTACAAGCCGAAGACGCCGCGACCCAAGTCGGCCTGA
- a CDS encoding PLP-dependent aminotransferase family protein yields the protein MQFASRLDNVETSAIRELFKLLGKPGIISFAGGFPDSAMFDVEGLKEASQKALAEEPGGALQYGATEGYEPLRTQLSAFMKTKGVDVDPSGLIVTTGSQQALDLLGKTMISPGDKVIVEGPTFLATIQCFRLYGAQLISAPIDANGVKTDELEKLIAEHKPKFVYLIPTFGNPSGAMLTLERRKKVLELAVKYQTLIVEDDPYGDLYFGEAPPPSILALSKDVPGSRELLAHCGSLSKVLSPGLRIGWMIAPAELLAKATMCKQFSDAHTSTFAQATAAQYLKSGRMPGTLAHVREVYGQRAKAMGAALKRELGDAVSFTQPQGGLFFWARLTGANGKLADAGELAKRAIEQLVAFVPGAPFYAEKPDMATLRLSFATADVAKIEEGVKRLGQAL from the coding sequence ATGCAATTCGCTTCCCGCCTCGACAACGTCGAAACCTCCGCCATCCGCGAACTCTTCAAGCTCTTGGGCAAGCCCGGCATCATCAGCTTTGCGGGCGGTTTTCCCGACAGCGCCATGTTCGACGTCGAGGGCCTGAAGGAGGCGAGCCAGAAGGCGCTGGCCGAGGAACCCGGCGGCGCACTGCAATACGGCGCCACCGAAGGCTACGAGCCGCTGCGCACCCAGCTCAGCGCCTTCATGAAGACCAAGGGCGTCGACGTGGACCCGAGTGGCCTGATCGTCACCACCGGCAGCCAGCAGGCGCTCGACCTGCTGGGCAAGACCATGATCTCGCCCGGCGACAAGGTGATCGTCGAGGGCCCGACCTTCCTGGCCACCATCCAGTGCTTTCGCCTGTACGGCGCGCAGCTCATCAGCGCGCCCATCGACGCCAACGGCGTGAAGACCGACGAGCTCGAAAAACTCATTGCCGAGCACAAGCCCAAGTTCGTCTACCTGATTCCCACCTTCGGCAACCCGAGCGGCGCCATGCTCACGCTGGAGCGCCGCAAGAAGGTGCTCGAGCTGGCGGTCAAGTACCAGACGCTGATCGTCGAGGACGACCCCTACGGCGACCTTTACTTCGGCGAAGCGCCGCCGCCTTCGATCCTGGCTTTGAGCAAGGACGTACCGGGCAGCCGCGAGCTGCTGGCGCACTGCGGCAGCCTGAGCAAGGTGCTGAGCCCGGGCCTGCGCATCGGCTGGATGATCGCGCCCGCCGAGCTGCTGGCCAAGGCGACGATGTGCAAGCAGTTCAGCGATGCGCACACCAGCACCTTTGCCCAGGCCACGGCCGCCCAATACCTCAAGAGCGGCCGCATGCCGGGCACGCTGGCGCACGTGCGCGAGGTCTACGGCCAGCGCGCGAAGGCCATGGGCGCGGCGCTCAAGCGCGAACTGGGCGATGCCGTGAGCTTCACGCAGCCGCAGGGCGGCCTGTTCTTCTGGGCCCGCCTCACGGGTGCCAACGGCAAGCTGGCCGATGCCGGCGAACTGGCAAAACGCGCCATCGAGCAGCTCGTGGCCTTCGTGCCGGGGGCGCCGTTCTATGCCGAGAAGCCCGATATGGCGACGCTGCGGCTGAGCTTTGCGACCGCCGACGTGGCGAAGATCGAAGAGGGCGTGAAGCGCCTCGGCCAGGCCCTGTAA
- a CDS encoding DUF6172 family protein yields the protein MRKTFQLQVEGKHPDRLLEAIKHEIRKYIKRERRRVLPEGSDFWDFDCKFGTAAETAEAVHLSAITGLIDGVVKDAGKQFYVEILAKPGKRTPRPAGERVEEPPEED from the coding sequence ATGAGAAAAACCTTTCAGCTTCAGGTCGAGGGCAAGCACCCCGACCGTCTCCTCGAAGCCATCAAGCACGAGATCCGCAAGTACATCAAGCGCGAGCGGCGCCGCGTCCTGCCCGAGGGCAGCGACTTCTGGGACTTCGACTGCAAGTTCGGCACTGCGGCGGAAACCGCCGAAGCCGTGCATCTTTCGGCCATCACGGGCCTGATCGACGGCGTCGTCAAGGACGCCGGCAAGCAGTTCTACGTCGAGATCCTGGCCAAGCCCGGCAAGCGCACACCGCGTCCGGCCGGGGAGCGGGTGGAAGAACCGCCCGAAGAGGACTGA
- a CDS encoding Ldh family oxidoreductase: protein MNDDTAAPLYRADALRDYASALLQKAGLAASMADSVARTLVEGDLLGHDTHGLALLAGYVKEIESGGMTPGGAPEVLSDRPAAVLWDGKRLPGPWLMDQGLDLLLPRARELGTASLVIRRSHHIACLAVYMLRALQEDMLMLLACSDPNAASVAPFGGTQAVFTPNPLAMGFPLSQGGVMVDISASITTNGMSNRKRAAGETFAEEWLIDATGKPTNNPQVLFDQPPGTLLPVGGLSHGHKGYGMALLVETLTAGLAGHGRADPPEGWGATVHVTLHDLNAFGGKEAFLRQMDHVAAQCRNNTPIDPAKPVRLPGEGGLKRREAQSKNGVRLHPSIARSLQDAEQRHGLRLAQALI, encoded by the coding sequence ATGAACGACGACACCGCCGCCCCGCTCTACCGCGCCGACGCGCTCAGGGACTACGCCAGCGCATTGCTGCAGAAGGCCGGCCTCGCCGCGTCGATGGCCGACAGCGTCGCCCGCACGCTGGTCGAGGGCGACCTGCTGGGCCACGACACCCACGGGCTCGCGCTGCTGGCCGGCTACGTGAAGGAAATCGAATCGGGCGGCATGACGCCGGGCGGCGCGCCCGAGGTGCTGTCGGACCGCCCGGCGGCCGTGCTGTGGGACGGCAAGCGCCTGCCCGGCCCCTGGCTCATGGACCAGGGCCTGGACCTGCTGCTGCCGCGTGCGCGCGAACTCGGCACCGCCTCGCTCGTGATCCGCCGCAGCCACCACATCGCCTGTCTCGCCGTCTACATGCTGCGTGCGCTGCAGGAAGACATGCTGATGCTGCTCGCCTGCTCCGACCCCAACGCCGCCAGCGTTGCGCCCTTTGGCGGCACGCAGGCCGTATTCACGCCGAATCCGCTGGCCATGGGCTTTCCGCTGTCGCAGGGCGGTGTGATGGTCGACATCTCGGCGTCCATCACCACCAACGGCATGAGCAACCGCAAGCGCGCGGCCGGCGAGACCTTTGCCGAGGAATGGCTGATCGACGCCACCGGCAAGCCGACCAACAACCCGCAGGTGCTGTTCGACCAGCCGCCCGGCACGCTGTTGCCGGTGGGGGGCCTGAGCCATGGCCACAAGGGCTACGGAATGGCGCTGCTGGTCGAGACGCTGACGGCCGGCCTGGCGGGCCATGGCCGCGCCGATCCGCCCGAGGGCTGGGGCGCGACGGTGCACGTCACGCTGCACGATCTGAATGCTTTCGGCGGCAAGGAAGCGTTTCTGCGCCAGATGGACCACGTGGCGGCGCAGTGCCGCAACAACACGCCGATCGATCCCGCGAAACCGGTGCGGCTGCCGGGCGAAGGCGGCTTGAAGCGCCGCGAAGCGCAATCGAAGAACGGGGTGCGCCTGCATCCGTCGATCGCGCGTTCGCTGCAGGATGCCGAGCAGCGCCACGGCCTGCGGCTGGCCCAGGCGCTGATCTGA
- the serB gene encoding phosphoserine phosphatase SerB codes for MNAIEFSPGLVVQRVKPPLALADFKLIAFDMDSTLINIECIDEIADAVGKKAEVAAITEATMRGEIKDFKESLRQRVALLKGVPVEALQQVYDERLKLNPGAAELVAACKAAGLKVLLVSGGFTFFANRVKDRLGIDFARSNLLDEADGKLTGQVVTQSWGDICDGAEKRRTLLEVASLMGISPQEAIAVGDGANDLPMMGEAGLSVAYHAKPKVREQAKVAINEGGLDRLLEILK; via the coding sequence ATGAACGCCATCGAATTTTCTCCCGGTCTCGTCGTCCAGCGCGTGAAGCCGCCGCTGGCGCTGGCCGACTTCAAGCTGATTGCATTCGACATGGACTCGACGCTGATCAACATCGAATGCATCGACGAGATCGCCGACGCCGTCGGCAAGAAGGCCGAGGTGGCCGCGATCACCGAAGCCACGATGCGCGGCGAGATCAAGGACTTCAAGGAAAGCCTGCGACAGCGCGTGGCGCTGCTGAAGGGCGTGCCGGTCGAGGCGCTGCAGCAGGTGTACGACGAGCGCCTGAAGCTCAATCCGGGCGCGGCCGAACTGGTGGCGGCCTGCAAGGCAGCGGGGCTCAAGGTGCTGCTCGTGTCCGGCGGCTTCACCTTCTTCGCCAACCGCGTGAAGGACCGCCTGGGCATCGACTTCGCGCGTTCCAACCTGCTCGACGAGGCCGACGGCAAGCTCACCGGCCAGGTGGTGACGCAGAGCTGGGGCGACATCTGCGACGGCGCCGAGAAGCGCCGCACGCTGCTCGAGGTCGCATCGCTCATGGGCATTTCGCCGCAAGAGGCCATTGCCGTGGGCGACGGCGCCAACGACCTGCCGATGATGGGCGAAGCCGGCCTCTCGGTGGCCTACCACGCCAAGCCCAAGGTGCGCGAGCAGGCCAAGGTGGCCATCAACGAAGGCGGCCTCGACCGCCTGCTGGAGATTCTTAAATGA
- the mfd gene encoding transcription-repair coupling factor: protein MDLPHLTAGKRFTLPRPPLSADALLLAQLGMREKAAGRATAVFTADANDAQRLIDEIAFFAPDLRCALFPDWETLPYDSFSPHQDLISERLATLWRISQKEADVVLVPATTALYRLAPPSFLAGYTFHFKAKQKLEESKLKAQLTLAGYSHVTQVVSPGEYAVRGGLIDLFPMGSPVPFRVDLFDDEIDSIRTFDPDTQRSLYPVPEVRLLPGREFPMDDDARARFRSRWRELLEGDPTKSRIYKDMGNGVATAGIEYYLPLFFDETATVFDYFGPDATVVLHGDLEPAFQHFWQDTNERYRLVRGDPERPALPPEALFLNAEQFYQRAKPHAQLAIRGNAGGDIATDTPYAEFERLPPFAVVRGAEDPLVGLKAHIKATPHRVLLIAESEGRRESLLDFLRASGVSPPAFDSLAEFEASTDEKIGIATAALASGFAWREQGIDLVTETELFATAPTTRRRNKKQEQVSDVEALIKDLSELNVGDPVVHTAHGIGRYRGLIHMDLGQGVDAEGKPLLQEMLHLEYADKATLYVPVSQLHQISRYTGVSADEAPLHKLGSGQWEKAKRKAAEQVRDSAAELLNIYARRAARQGHAFRFSAADYEVFANDFGFQETADQKAAIHAVVQDMISPQPMDRLVCGDVGFGKTEVALRAAFIAITGGKQVAFLAPTTLLAEQHYQTLVDRFAKWPVKVAEMSRFRSAKEITAAAKGLAEGTVDIVVGTHKLLSPSIKFKNLGLLIIDEEHRFGVRHKEAMKAMRAEVDVLTLTATPIPRTLGMALEGLRDLSVIATAPQRRLAIKTFVRNEGTGVIREAVLRELKRGGQVYFLHNEVETIENRRQKLEEILPEARIAVAHGQMPERELERVMRDFVAQRYNLLLCSTIIETGIDVPTANTIVMSRADKFGLAQLHQLRGRVGRSHHQAYAYLMVPDTEGLTKQAAQRLDAIQQMEELGSGFYLAMHDLEIRGTGEVLGENQSGNMMEIGFQLYNEMLSEAVRALKAGQEPDLLAPLSVTTEINLHAPALLPDDYCGDVHLRLSFYKKLATAKTPEQIDTLLEEIVDRFGKLPPQAQTLIDTHRLRVLARPYGVVKVDAAPGVIHITFKKDPPVDSMAIIHLIQKNKHIKLAGNEKLRIERELKEPKERAQMVRDVLRSLGQPIVKETVPA from the coding sequence ATGGACCTCCCCCACCTCACGGCGGGCAAGCGATTCACGCTGCCGCGTCCTCCTTTGTCGGCCGATGCCCTGCTGCTGGCGCAGCTGGGCATGCGCGAGAAGGCTGCGGGCCGCGCCACGGCGGTGTTCACGGCCGACGCCAATGACGCCCAGCGCCTGATCGACGAGATTGCGTTCTTTGCGCCGGACCTGCGCTGCGCCCTGTTCCCCGACTGGGAAACGCTGCCCTACGACAGCTTCTCCCCGCACCAGGACCTGATCAGCGAGCGCCTCGCCACGCTCTGGCGCATCAGCCAGAAAGAGGCCGACGTGGTGCTGGTGCCCGCCACCACCGCGCTCTACCGGCTGGCGCCGCCGTCCTTCCTGGCCGGCTACACCTTCCACTTCAAGGCCAAGCAGAAGCTCGAGGAATCGAAACTCAAGGCCCAGCTCACGCTGGCCGGCTACAGCCATGTGACGCAGGTGGTGAGCCCCGGCGAGTACGCGGTGCGCGGCGGTCTCATCGACCTGTTCCCCATGGGCTCGCCGGTACCCTTTCGCGTCGACCTGTTCGACGACGAGATCGACTCGATCCGCACCTTCGACCCCGACACCCAGCGCAGCCTCTACCCCGTGCCCGAGGTGCGCCTGCTGCCCGGCCGCGAGTTCCCGATGGACGACGACGCCCGTGCGCGCTTTCGCAGCCGCTGGCGCGAACTGCTCGAAGGCGACCCGACCAAGAGCCGCATCTACAAGGACATGGGCAACGGCGTGGCCACCGCCGGCATCGAGTACTACCTGCCGCTGTTCTTCGACGAGACGGCCACAGTGTTCGACTACTTCGGACCCGATGCCACCGTGGTGCTGCACGGCGATCTCGAACCCGCCTTCCAGCATTTCTGGCAGGACACCAACGAGCGCTACCGGCTGGTGCGCGGCGACCCCGAGCGCCCGGCGTTGCCGCCCGAGGCGCTGTTCCTCAACGCCGAGCAGTTCTACCAGCGGGCCAAGCCGCATGCGCAGCTGGCAATCCGCGGAAATGCAGGTGGCGACATTGCCACCGACACGCCCTACGCCGAATTCGAGAGGCTCCCGCCGTTCGCAGTGGTGCGCGGCGCCGAAGATCCGCTGGTCGGCCTCAAGGCCCACATCAAGGCCACGCCGCACCGTGTGCTGCTGATTGCGGAGAGCGAGGGCCGGCGCGAGAGCCTGCTCGACTTCCTGCGCGCGAGCGGCGTCAGTCCACCGGCCTTCGACTCGCTGGCCGAGTTCGAGGCCTCGACGGACGAAAAGATCGGCATTGCCACCGCCGCGCTGGCCTCGGGCTTTGCATGGCGCGAACAGGGCATCGACCTCGTCACCGAAACCGAGCTCTTCGCCACCGCGCCCACCACGCGCCGCCGCAACAAGAAGCAGGAACAGGTCAGCGACGTCGAGGCGCTGATCAAGGATCTCTCCGAGCTGAACGTGGGCGACCCGGTGGTCCACACCGCCCACGGCATCGGCCGCTATCGCGGCCTGATCCACATGGACCTGGGCCAGGGCGTCGATGCCGAAGGCAAACCGCTGCTGCAGGAAATGCTGCACCTGGAGTACGCCGACAAGGCCACGCTCTACGTGCCCGTTTCTCAGCTGCACCAGATCAGCCGCTACACCGGCGTCAGCGCCGACGAGGCGCCGCTGCACAAGCTGGGCTCCGGCCAGTGGGAAAAAGCCAAGCGCAAGGCCGCCGAACAGGTGCGCGACTCCGCCGCCGAGCTGCTCAACATCTACGCCCGTCGCGCCGCGCGCCAGGGCCACGCCTTCCGCTTTTCCGCCGCCGACTACGAGGTGTTCGCCAACGACTTCGGCTTCCAGGAAACGGCCGACCAGAAGGCCGCGATCCACGCCGTGGTGCAGGACATGATCTCGCCGCAGCCGATGGACCGGCTGGTCTGCGGCGACGTGGGCTTCGGCAAGACCGAGGTCGCGCTGCGCGCCGCCTTCATCGCGATCACCGGCGGCAAGCAGGTGGCGTTCCTCGCGCCCACCACGCTGCTGGCCGAGCAGCACTACCAGACACTGGTCGACCGCTTCGCCAAGTGGCCGGTCAAGGTGGCCGAGATGAGCCGCTTCCGTTCGGCCAAGGAAATCACCGCAGCCGCCAAGGGCCTTGCCGAAGGCACGGTCGACATCGTGGTCGGCACGCACAAGCTGCTGTCGCCGTCGATCAAGTTCAAGAACCTGGGCCTTCTCATCATCGACGAGGAGCACCGCTTCGGCGTGCGCCACAAGGAGGCGATGAAGGCCATGCGCGCCGAGGTCGACGTGCTCACGCTCACGGCCACGCCCATTCCGCGCACGCTGGGCATGGCGCTCGAAGGCCTGCGCGACCTGAGCGTGATTGCCACCGCGCCGCAGCGGCGCCTCGCCATCAAGACCTTCGTGCGCAATGAAGGCACCGGCGTGATCCGCGAAGCCGTGCTGCGCGAACTGAAGCGCGGCGGACAGGTGTACTTCCTGCACAACGAGGTCGAGACCATCGAGAACCGGCGCCAGAAGCTCGAAGAGATTCTTCCCGAGGCGCGCATTGCCGTGGCCCACGGCCAGATGCCCGAACGCGAGCTGGAACGCGTGATGCGCGACTTCGTGGCGCAGCGCTACAACCTGCTCTTGTGCTCGACCATCATCGAGACCGGCATCGACGTGCCGACCGCCAACACCATCGTGATGAGCCGCGCCGACAAGTTCGGCCTGGCGCAGTTGCACCAGCTGCGCGGCCGCGTGGGGCGCTCGCACCACCAGGCTTATGCGTACCTGATGGTGCCGGACACCGAGGGCCTCACCAAGCAGGCTGCGCAGCGGCTCGACGCCATCCAGCAGATGGAAGAACTGGGCTCGGGCTTCTACCTTGCGATGCACGACCTGGAGATTCGCGGCACCGGCGAAGTGCTGGGCGAGAACCAGAGCGGCAACATGATGGAGATCGGCTTCCAGCTCTACAACGAGATGCTGAGCGAAGCCGTGCGCGCGCTCAAGGCCGGGCAGGAGCCCGACCTGCTCGCGCCGCTGTCGGTCACGACCGAGATCAACCTGCACGCCCCCGCCCTGCTGCCGGACGACTACTGCGGCGACGTGCACCTGCGCCTGTCGTTCTACAAGAAGCTGGCCACCGCCAAGACGCCCGAGCAGATCGACACGCTGCTGGAGGAAATCGTCGACCGCTTCGGCAAGCTGCCGCCGCAGGCGCAGACGCTGATCGACACGCACCGGCTGCGCGTGCTGGCGCGGCCCTATGGCGTGGTCAAGGTCGATGCGGCACCGGGCGTGATCCACATCACCTTCAAGAAGGATCCGCCGGTCGATTCGATGGCCATCATCCATCTGATCCAGAAGAACAAGCACATCAAGCTCGCCGGCAACGAGAAGCTGCGCATCGAGCGTGAACTCAAGGAACCGAAGGAGCGTGCGCAAATGGTGCGCGACGTGCTGCGCAGCCTCGGTCAACCCATCGTCAAGGAAACTGTTCCTGCATGA